The sequence acttatcagaaaaaaaatgtatgtaatgtaaaaatGTAGCCACGAGTATACATTCTGGCATGGTAAGTTGTGCCCTGGCAACAGGCCTGGTAATTCAAAGCAAATGATTTATAGTAGATGATTAAAACCGTGGTCTGAACCAACCGATTTTTtaacacatttatttacttttacttatatagctcttttttgtatttttgacatTGGTAACGTTTTCTATGATTTTCTAAATCACGTAATTATGGTATGTGACCATATGGACAAAGTAAAGGTATATGTAAATCATTCTACATGGTAGCACATATAGAGCAatcttactatttattattttgaaaagtcTATATTACAATTCAAACAAACACTgaattatggaaaatatataaggCTGTTGGATGAAacttaaacatgaatatatatatatatatatatatatatatgccccagtATGAACCAAGattaaggccgtggtggccgagtggttagagcatcggactcaagactgtcacgtcggcaatctgagttcgagggttcgagtcaccggccggcgcgttgttcccttgggcaaggaacttcaccttgattgcctacctagccactgggtggccaagccaacccaagtcagtgctggtcccaagcccgggtaaaatagagagaatgattacctaaaaggtaacaccggcactcgaggaggcgcccaacgtgaccgagccagccgtcgaggaggcgtccaaggtgaccgagccaacCAGTGTAGCCGACATGATTGGGAAGATATTGAGAGGATTGACActcatttttgttgatattttttgacGTTtccataggccgcggtggtcgagtggttagagcatcggactcaagactgtcacgacggcaatctgagttcgagggttcgagtcaccggccgacgcgttgttcccttaggcaaggaactgcctacccagccactgggtgggcaagccagcccaagtcagtgatggtcccagaattgggtaaatagagatggtgactcgataaaaacaccgagcggaaggcaacggcaaaccaccgctctcaattgccaagaaaatcatgaaaaatccatgatcgccaacgtccttgtaggacagggcattgaagaagaatatatatatatatatatatatatatatatatatatagatatataatatatatatatatatatatatataatatatatatatatatatattatatatatgtatatttatatatttatacatatatatatatatatatatatatatatatatatatatatatatttatatatggataaatgtatatatgaaatatatatattatatatatatatatatatatatatatatatatatatatatatatatatatatatatatacatatacatatatatatatatatatatataatatatatatatatatatatatatatatatatatatgtatatacatatatatgtacattatatatgtatatctatatctatatacttatttgtatattaatatatattatatatatataaacacacacacacacacacacacacacacacacatacacacacacacacgcacacacacacacacgcacacacacacacacacacacacacacacacaccacacacacacacacacacacacacacacacacacacacacacacacacacacacacacacacacgcacacgcatgtatatatatatatatatatatatatatatatatatatatatatatatatatatatatatatatatatatctatatattgtgtgtgtgtgtgtgtgtgtgtgtgtgtgtgtgtgtgtgtgtgtgtgtgtgtgtgtgtgtgtgtgtgtgtgtgtgtgtgtgtgtgtgtgtcgtgtgtttgtgtgtgtgtgtgtgtgtgttatatatatatataatatatatatatatatatatatatatatatatatatatatatatatatgtatatatatatatgtgtgtgtgtgtgtgtgtggtgtgcgtgtgtgtgtgtgtgtgtgtgtgtgtgtgtgcgtgtgtgtgtgtgtgtgtgattgtgtgtgtgcgtgtgtgtgtgtgtgtgtgtgtataatatcaatatcaatataatctagatatagatagattatatatatatagatattatatatatatatatatatatatatatatatatatatatataattatataatatatatagatagatagatagatagatattatatatatgtatatatatatataataatatatatattatatatatatatatacatatatatatatatatatatatatatatatatatatatatatatataatgagacgcggagggccgagtggttagagcatcggactcaagactgtcacaacggcaatctgagttcgagggttcgagtcaccggccggcgcgttgttcccttgggcaagaaattcacctcgattgcctgcctagctgctgggtgggcaagccagcccaaatcagtgccggtcccagaaccgggtaaatagagatggtgactcgataaaaacaccgggcggagggcaacggcaaaccaccgctctaaattgccaaaaatgatcgccaacgtccttgtaggacagggcacttggaaaaaaaaaaaaaaaaaaaaaaaaaaaaaaaaaaaaaaaaaaataatatatatatatatatatatatatatatatatatatatatatatatatattgtgtgtgtgtgtgtgtgtgtgtgtgtgtgtgtgtgtgtgtgtgtgtacatatatatatatatatatatatatatatatatatatatatatatatatatatatatatatatatatatatatatatattatatatgtatatctatatctatatacttatttgtatattaatatatattatatatatatatatatacacacacacacacacgcacacacgcacacacacacatacacacacacacacacacacacacacaccacacacacacacacacgcacacacacacacacaccacacacacacacacacacacacacacaccacacacaatatatatatatatatatatatatatatatatatatatatatatatatatataatatatgttatatatatatatatatatatatatatatatatatatatatatacatgtatatatctatatatttacacacatacacatatacatacacacacacacacacacacacacacacacacacacacacacacacgcgcacacacacacacacaccacacacacacacacacacacacacacaccaaaacacacacacacacacacacacacacacacacacacacacacacacacacacgcatgtatatatatgatatatatatatatatatatatatatatatatatatatatatatatatatatatatattatctatcatgcgtgtgcgtgtgtgtgtgtgtgtgtgtgtgtgtgtgtgtgtgtgtgtgtgtgtgtgtgtgtgtgtgtgtgtgtgtgtgagtgtgtgtgtgtgtgtgtgtgtgtgtgtgtgtgtgtgtgcgtgtgtgtgtgtgtgtgtgtgtgtgtgtgtgtgtgtgtgtgtgtgtgtgtgtgtgtgtgtgtttatatatataatatatattaatatacaaataagtatatggatatagatatacatatataatgtacatatatatgtatatacatagcatatatatgtataatacatacatatatatgcacacatatatatgtatttatttattcatgtataatatataatatatatgaataaattatatatacatatatattatatatatatatatatatatatatatatatatatatatatatatatatatatatatatatatctatatatatatatatatatatgtacacacacacacacacactatgtgtgtgcgtgggtgtgtatatatatatatatatatatatattatatatatatacatatacatgcatatatatacatataaataaatgaatatatatacatacatatatatatatattatatatacatatatatatatattatttgtacacacacacacacacttatatatatatatatatatatatatatatatatatatataaaatataatatatatatatatattcttcttcaatgccctgtcctacaaggacgttggcgatcatggatttttcatgattttcttggcaattgagagcggtggtttgccgttgccttccgctcggtgtttttatcgagtcaccatctctatttacccaattctgggaccatcactgacttgggctggcttgcccacccagtggctgggtaggcagttccttgcctaagggaacaacgcgtcggccggtgactcgaaccctcgaactcagattgccgtcgtgacagtcttgagtccgatgctctaaccactcgaccaccgcggcctatggaAACgtcaaaaaatatcaacaaaaatgagTGTCAATCCTCTCAATATCTTCCCAATCATGTCGGCTACACTGgttggctcggtcaccttggacgcctcctcgacggctggctcggtcacgttgggcgcctcctcgagtgccggtgttacttttggtaatcctttctctctattttacccgggcttgggaccagcactgacttgggttggcttggccacccagtggctaggtaggcaatcaaggtgaagttccttgcccaagggaacaacgcgccggccggtgactcgaaccctcgaactcagattgctgacgtgacagtcttgagtccgatgctctaaccactcggccaccacggccttaatCTTGGTTCATactggggcatatatatatatattcagtttaaGTTTCATCCAACAGCCTTTTATATTTTCCATAATTCAGTGTTTGTTTGAATTGTAATATAgacttttcaaaataataaatagtaagatTGCTCTATATGTGCTACCATGTAGAATGATTTACATATACCTTTACTTTGTCCATATGGTCACATACCATAATTACGTGATTTAGAAAATCATAGAAAACGTTACCAatgtcaaaaatacaaaaaaagctatataagtataagtaaataaaggtGTTAAAAAATCGGTTGGTTCAGACCACGGTTTTAATCATCTACTATAAATCATTTGCTTTGAATTACCAGGCCTGTTGCCAGGGCACAACTTACCATGCCAGAATGTATACTCGTGGCTACatttttacattacatacattttttttctgataagtgataaaatttttaacaggAATTCAAAagacaatttttctttcttctcgaaGACATCAAACCGAGGTTCCAGGCTACTTTTGGCAGCGGAGTTTACACAACAATACATGAACAGTAAATTTGCTCTgttaaaggatattttttttttcctgtgactGTTTCTTGCTCCATCCCATTctagtattttatttttcctttctttttccaattttaattAATCTGCCtcaccttcattttcttcttcttttctcagaGACAGCGTCAACGAACACCGACAATATTTTGCATAGGGAAGTCAGTGATGTGAAAGACATTTTAGTGGAGAATATTAATGGGTCTGAGCGTTGTGATTGGGTCTGTCTGTTAAAGGATGAGATtgcatttcaaaaaaagaaaatgaagtgtgAATTATAATGCTGGTGgattatttgaatataaaatttatcGGGGCTGAAATTTTCAGTGAAGAATGAAATGCCATACTGACATTTTTACCCGACTTCCTTATTGTAAAAAGcctgaaatgtgattttttttaaatcttgtacTTTAAAGTCAATTAGTTGATGTGCATTTCACATTACTGGTaacaaatgacattataaagCCAGAGAAGGAAATCCTTATGAACATCTATAATTTTTATCTCATATACTGAAAACTTAGAAACTGGAAACTCTCAAACAATGAATTCCATTTATCATTTTGGAAAATTGAGCTGCACCGTATTCACGATGTTTCACTAGTTCCTAATAGGAATACTATATTTTTCGTATTTTAGTATTCTGTGGTAATGTGTACTCTCAACGTAGCGAACTCATTATCATCTGGTCTGACTATTCATGGTAAGAGTTTCAGACACAAATTTGCAAGAAAAGATGAATATTGCCAGATTCATTTATCATATTGTGTAGATATACTCTTAAGCCACTCTCATTGATTGATTTTGCTGCGTTCTAACTGCTGCTTCCGTTGGAAATCAGGTAAAAATAGCGGAGCAGTAACGACTGTGTCGTCGCCGCGGGACGCtcgtggagaagagagggagagagattgagagagggagagaaggagagagagagatagagagagagatagatagagagagagagagagagagagagagagagagagagagagagagagagagagagagagagagagagagagagagagagcgagcgagagagagagaggtgaaagagagggtgggagggagggaaggggagaaaaagagagagaggagttagtaTTAATATAGCCTACATTGCAAGCTCATATTTCGATATAATGCCAAAGCTTCATacaaaattatcaatatattatctactaggataacaaaaatgtattttttctttgtaaccaTGCATCTATATAATCGGAGCTATAATCTGTGGTGTAACATGGCAAAACTGCCCTGGACAGTAGAACAGTGTATAAAACTTGTTTGCAAATTAAGGCCTACACATAGTTGACTGCAGAAGTGTTAGAGAGAGCAAAGTTGTCGCAAAATTCTGATTTTTTCACCATAGATATTGTTTCAAAACTATTGTGTAGGAACACTACCTTGTATGTAAGAACATGCAAAAAGCCTTCATATGAGCCTTTTGATATTTATAGAATAAACTGAGAGGGTCTATCCACTACATCTATATAGAATCATAACCATGattttattaaacacacacacacaaacatttttacCTTGGCTGTCTTGATTATCCTTTCTGTAACAGTAATGCCTCTGGTTTTCATACATATgatcattttaatgtttttttgttgttgttttttgtttttgttttgtgtgtgtctgtggtatgaTATACGGTATATATGGAAGCACTATTTATACTCGGATATATTGTAAATTCATCCAATATTATAGAATTTCATACTTAGACAGGAATCTCCATTCCCTTGTTTGACCAAGCCCCAACATTTACACTATCAAGACCTGTAGCCAGTAGAATTTTATAGTATGTGCTTAGGATGCATATATTGGTATATAGAGAAAGACTTTGTACTCAGGATTTTTGGAAGTGTGCCTAGAAAGTCTCAGAAGATAAGACCTTTATAGAAGGTGACTCTGGTGGGCTCCATCAGACAAGTGTGGATGTATGGGTTTCTGCATGTGCATATACATCTAGAATGTTGCTAATGTTTAATAGTGGCACCTGAAGTGATTCCTTCTGGCTACATTGTATTGATTAGGACAATTGGTAATGTCATGTTTGCCAGAGTAAATTTCTTGTGTGAGTTCTATTGTCCAAGTAtgtaacaaaaagataaatacaacatataatattacaaaagtaaaatgtatatatattttttctatggtgATTACAACTATTTTGAATGTAAGTTTAAAAGGTATGATAAATCTGGAAAAGATTTTGATATGCAGATTCATCCATCTCATAAACAAGATATTTTTTGTTAGGAAAAATGTGaccatattttaaaaacaattaagtGATTAGAATACATTTTTTGTGCTGTACatgcgtatatattttttcaagattttttttctgtaatagtgTATATAACATTTGGAAAGTAGAAAAAACTTTTCCTCGTTAGATTTGAAAATGTAAATTAGACTGAGTCAAGCATATGATCTAGAgtaaaactattatatttttcttattatcttttttctgtacCAATGTCTGAAAATATTCATAATTGATTTtcttgtgtgttatgtattcacACGAAAAAATGAGGAGCATTCCCCAATTCAATCTGATTAATATTGAAATAAGATTAATTTGTGTCTTGTTGATAGAAAAGATTGCTTCCTGTAATAACAGAAGGAAGACGAAAGATATGATAAAAGCAAATGTGATCACAAGCAAATGTGATCACAATATCAGGTATACATTCCATACCATACTCAATCACATGCTTTATtatcatctcccttctttctctccattattGCCTTAGCAGGATGGGTACTAACGCCAAAGACAGTACAACAAACACCTGAGGCGACGGGCAGCTGGATCCAGATTTATGTTTTCCTATGATCTCTTCAATCCAAACTTTTCCTTTAAATACATTGGCGTATCCTTGAGGGAATGATTTCTGACAATCCTCGGAGCCAAAGGAAGCAATGCCCATCACCATCTTCTCGTAGATGGCTGGACCGCCCGCGTCAccctaggggaggggggggatgattaGTGTGATGATTGGGAGGGAagttcagggagggagggaggtagagggggagggacagacaggaaggagagaggggggggggcaaagaaatagatagatagataaccagccagggaagtagggagagagagaagaagtgagagagagagagagagagagagagagagagagagagagagagagagagagagagagagagagagagagagagagagagagagagagaaagcgagagacggTGACACAAGCACACGCTCATGAGGAAAGATGTCAATTCCCACTCCTGGTTTTACGTACTGATTTTATCCCTAGGAAACAAGTAACCTTTTGGTGTATGTAATCAACttgctttgttttattatctaacacaaaagaaaagaataaaaaaaatatatagatagattcaaAAATAATcagaatgggagaatgagaaaaacagGCGAGATCAGGCGGAAGGGGACAGGAGAGGGatctgaagaatatatatatatatatatatatatatatatatatatatatatatatataatgtatatatatatatatatatatatatatatatatatatatatatatatatacagagagagagagaaagagagagagagagagagagagagagagagagagagagagaagaatctaCAGACCAAGGAAGAGTGACTCACAGTGCAGGTGGATGTGCGACCGTTAGCTACACAGAACATATTTCGGTCCAACCATTTGTAGATATGACGGCATAAATCATATCTGGTGACATAAGTATGCGCTGCCTGGAGACTGTGAAACTTCAGACCTGCAATTAAAGTAATGgtaagtagaaatatatatttattaaaaaaaaaaaaaaaaaatgattttcagaTTTAGAAATAAAGGTAAACATGCATTTTTTTGGCGTCTCTTATTCACTGCCCATATTACTTACCTCCTTGTTTCTTTCCCCAACCGAGGACTAGCAAAGGCATAGATGCATATACGTCCCTATTCGGCAGCTGGGCAGGGAAAATGTATtctgagaaaggaaatgaaaattgttcctctctctgtctctacctctctctctttaacttgcAAGTATAGATTTTTATGACAGCGtattccaatgtttttttttttttttacagaaataaatatataaatgcgcaTGGATACATAGgtaccccccctacacacacacacatatttaatcaAATCTTCACACCTACACACAGTAAAAGCAACTTACTATTAAATTTCACCCTCTCCTTCAGTTTCAAGACTGCTATGTCGCCTGAAATCCCGTCGTCGTATTTGTAATGGGGGTAAAGGAACACTTCATCGACGCCAACCTCTATCCGATGCTCTTCCTCGGCTTTCAGATTTTGGGCGCCAAGAATGACCTTATACCATGTCAGTTTCctgtaaaagagagaagagggaaaaggaaagtttattatgaagaagagagagattattattgtgacgaaaaagaaaaggagaagcaaaTATATGAAGGAACCTGTTATCTTGGAACAGTCACCCACAGTTGATACTTTTGCAACATCCTGCGCATATACGTTAATCAATACTTATAAGACAAACACACCCTGGTAGCATTTTCGTCTAGCAATTTGCTAATCTGAGTGCAAGTCTCGTAAAATGTAAAACCCTAGACATTCCTTTGCACACAGGGGTTAATTTGAAAGTACAATAAACAGACAGCCTCTCATTAGCTCTAAATTATTTCTGTTACCACTAtttcttaatattataatcatttttattattatcatcatgaatgcTGTTGTGAAGAGATGCGgctattatttgttttatccttTATTAAATTGTTTCGCCTGCAAACGATATGGATTCGATATTTTCAATATGGATTCAGTGGTCGAATCCAGGTTCGATCCTGAGCCTGGGTGTAGGGTTGTAGGCACGGGGGTCCTCACTCGACTCGACCATAGTCGTAAGGGGAGGTACTCTCCCCTcatattttggggaattttgtttctttgtttttttcttctttgggagGGATCTATGTGCAGTGTACTTGAGCAATGTTATAATTTTGCCAGACAGGCTGCAGAACCTACTTGTGCCAAGGGTCAGGCACGGAggcttctttcattttatttgaagATAAATTGAACATCCAGATCTACGTGGCCGCTTCAAGCTTACGCCTCAAGGAATCGGTGGGAATTAAAGTTCACatgtcttaattttttaaaagtgaactAAAAGTGCTTGAAAGTGACTTAAAATGAACATTCATGGATTCTGGAACtttatattgatgtttttttttgtttttttttttgtgaataaactTTTTGAATGTTCTAATTATTTGCTTGTATATCCTCAAAATTAGTAAATCCTCTATGAAACTAAAAGATCTTGGTATTTACAGTTGTTATAAgatgtataatgtttatgtattatgatatttgtgatttttcataagaacatatttataaaaatgaatatttggCAACAGTGTCTGGTAACTGTGTGGCAATACGTAGCTGGAAAATATGCAATGATTTCATTAgggatgagggatgagacaaaatggcttcctgttgcaccaaggcctaagagaggggatggtgcacccgcccctggttcattccatcttggaccagggagaactctcccacgtgtgtttgccgtgcgaggcatcccgtattaccaggagaccgGAGTCctgggttgagcgatgctgcatgctgctgCCCtggcagctagcaacacacctctttggtcctttattctggttagacaggtggcttgatcaaggcccggttaagtcaatcggctggtcaaatatggctagggtcaagcagacactattcagtcagtagcacataggtcccgcaactgccatcagtactgtaatagtggctgtgtatatttcctcactacccctgtggctgtaagggagattttgagccccaactatagcttcccctcgttggactccatggtggtgggggtgaggaaatgaagaattccaatttgtattagtaacacaaatttacaaagatctagctctctccctgacgacctacgcaatcccccgaccattccctctggaaaatcacatgtcactttggaacctttccagctccaaaagggcaagaatgggaattgtaatggttcccgggcatccaaaccaggtaagaaggggaaaagtcctcctcaatccactaaggaaatcttacctggtaaatatgaaagcatttcgtatggtaagtacctagtagtgaagaccattgatggtgtatcaatcatggatcttgatatttttgaagtacatcgaaaaattgttgaagtatgtcaatgtgatcctcgcatcaccccacagcgagatggtagcctgatagctgaggtttcgtcaccagacaagagtgaccgtctgcgtgcgatatgcgacattgtTTGGGCTCAAGGTTcttgttctcctcacaaaaccttcaatcagtgaaagggaattgttttttcccaagatctgatgaggtattctgaggagaaactgttagaggaactaatgtagtggcagtaaaatgtttcaagaagaaagttgatggtttggaacagtctacaccagctcttttttctaacttttaacacattagtccttccagaatcggttaagttagcatggtaccacctcaaggtaaagccatatgtgcccaaccctatgcggtgcttccactgccagggttatgggcatggagccaactcttgccgttttaaagaaaataggcaaccaagagtatgtgtaaagtgtggtacaacagaagatgacaactgtccgggcCCAAtaagctgttaccactgcaaagctcatgaagcttcttcaaagcaatgtaaaaggtacaaatctgaaaaggaagtattggtaataatgagcaaggagaaaattagttttccagaggcaaaacgATGTGCCCGTGTcctgttctagcccatcctccttcccaccaacccctgccctccaatgcttcatacaacacactgccacttcctttaaccctcagtcccaagtTGCAGatactgcctctggtgagttgttccaccagaaacggagtaggagtgaggggtctattgaggagactcctcctcccaaagtaaggtctttggagtcatcatttaaggctccagaggcctcaacggtgacagatccagctgccaccacatccacaggggcctctgctgctaggcagaatgcccctgaagtaaaggctcaggtacgccctttcCCGGAAAAAGAACCTGTGCAAAAGattccagctgccacaacatccacaggggcctccgccgCTAGACAGAATGTCTCTGAAGCAAAgacccaggcaaagaaatcctgaacctgtctaaaggaaacctgtggaaactagttccacaagtaaacaaccattaaaaaggtactcccaggatcatggaaagggacagcctaaaggtgtggggcaaaccttgaccacaggtgatGCCATCactttatgaagaaataatataaagaactggataccctaatccaatggagctgtcagggaattcatgcaaatggaAGAACcgcaacatctgatagtttcatATAATCcggtttgtgtatgtctacaagagattatgaccagggaaaattgtaccatttccctgagaggattccaagttcaagcccactatgggacctttgacaatggacctcatggaggagtagcagtaatggtacgtcaagatattcccttccaggccatccacctgcagacaa comes from Penaeus monodon isolate SGIC_2016 chromosome 2, NSTDA_Pmon_1, whole genome shotgun sequence and encodes:
- the LOC119578988 gene encoding factor V activator RVV-V alpha-like, with amino-acid sequence MRTTIFLHHRSVSILLLANRSLIRAFVPEKVSVMFLPIFAVVWVFATEAAPTEKTMTNISDWNSLFTVIPEGSPPAPQERIVGGYDAKIYQYGFVGVLKRAFEYYCTAVLITDEFVLTAAHCVDRKLTWYKVILGAQNLKAEEEHRIEVGVDEVFLYPHYKYDDGISGDIAVLKLKERVKFNKYIFPAQLPNRDVYASMPLLVLGWGKKQGGLKFHSLQAAHTYVTRYDLCRHIYKWLDRNMFCVANGRTSTCTGDAGGPAIYEKMVMGIASFGSEDCQKSFPQGYANVFKGKVWIEEIIGKHKSGSSCPSPQVFVVLSLALVPILLRQ